The Lycium ferocissimum isolate CSIRO_LF1 chromosome 10, AGI_CSIRO_Lferr_CH_V1, whole genome shotgun sequence genome window below encodes:
- the LOC132032397 gene encoding calcium-dependent protein kinase 8-like — protein MGNCCVKPGKSAEKKNKKNNKPNPFSIDYGKHASGTKLVVLKDPTGQNIHEKYDLGRELGRGEFGVTYLCTDVETGEKYACKSISKKKLRTAVDIDDVRREVEIMKHLPKHPNIVTLKDTYEDDTAVHIVMELCEGGELFDRIVARGHYTERAAAGILRTVVEVVQMCHRHGVMHRDLKPENFLFGNKKETAPLKAIDFGLSVFFKPGERFNEIVGSPYYMAPEVLKRNYGPEVDVWSAGVILYILLCGVPPFWAETEQGVAQAIIRSVIDFKRDPWPKVSDNAKDLVKNMLNPDPSRRLTAQQVLEHPWLQNINKAPNVSLGETVKARLKQFSVMNKLKKKALTVMAEFLSAEEVAGLKEAFEMMDTGKKGKINHGELKNGLQKLGQQISEADLQILMEAADVDGDGSLNYAEFVAVSVHLRKMANDEHLHNAFSFFDKNQTGYIEIEELRSALSDEDDSNSEEVLHAIMHDVDTDKDGRISYEEFAAMMKAGTDWRKASRQYSRERFNSLSLKLMRDGSLQVENKA, from the exons ATGGGTAATTGTTGCGTGAAACCCGGTAAATCAGctgaaaaaaagaacaaaaagaacaaCAAACCCAACCCTTTTTCGATTGATTATGGGAAACATGCCTCTGGAACCAAGCTTGTTGTATTGAAAGATCCAACAGGACAAAATATacatgaaaagtatgatttgggtcgtgaacTCGGAAGAGGAGAATTCGGGGTTACTTACTTATGCACTGACGTGGAAACAGGCGAGAAATATGCGTGTAAATCGATATCCAAAAAGAAGCTAAGGACTGCGGTGGATATCGATGATGTTAGGAGAGAGGTTGAGATCATGAAGCATTTGCCTAAGCATCCGAATATCGTGACGTTGAAGGATACTTATGAGGATGATACTGCAGTGCACATTGTGATGGAACTGTGTGAGGGTGGAGAGTTGTTTGACCGAATCGTAGCTAGAGGCCACTATACGGAGAGGGCAGCTGCCGGAATTTTGAGAACTGTTGTGGAAGTCGTTCAG ATGTGTCACAGGCATGGGGTAATGCATCGTGATCTCAAACCTGAGAACTTTCTTTTTGGTAACAAGAAAGAAACAGCTCCGCTGAAGGCTATTGACTTTGGGTTGTCTGTTTTCTTTAAACCTG GGGAACGCTTTAACGAGATAGTGGGAAGTCCTTATTACATGGCTCCTGAGGTCCTAAAGCGCAATTATGGACCAGAGGTCGATGTCTGGAGTGCTGGAGttatactttacattcttcTTTGTGGTGTTCCACCGTTCTGGGCAG AGACTGAACAAGGAGTAGCCCAAGCGATTATCCGTTCTGTGATTGATTTCAAGAGGGATCCATGGCCTAAAGTTTCTGATAATGCAAAGGATCTTGTAAAGAATATGCTTAATCCAGATCCAAGTCGACGGCTCACAGCTCAACAAGTTCTCG AGCATCCGTGGTTGCAAAATATAAACAAAGCACCAAACGTCTCATTGGGTGAGACTGTAAAAGCAAGGCTCAAGCAGTTTTCAGTGATGAACAAGCTCAAGAAAAAAGCTTTGACG GTTATGGCTGAGTTTTTGTCTGCGGAGGAAGTCGCTGGACTGAAGGAAGCATTTGAAATGATGGATACGGGAAAGAAGGGCAAGATAAACCATGGAGAGCTTAAAAATGGCTTGCAGAAGCTTGGCCAGCAAATCTCTGAGGCTGATCTTCAGATTCTCATGGAAGCG GCCGACGTTGACGGAGATGGAAGTTTAAATTATGCAGAGTTTGTTGCTGTATCTGTTCATCTAAGAAAGATGGCCAATGATGAACACCTGCACAAcgcattttcattttttgacaaAAACCAGACTGGTTACATAGAAATCGAAGAGCTGCGTAGTGCGTTGAGTGATGAGGATGACAGCAATAGTGAGGAAGTCCTCCATGCCATTATGCACGATGTTGATACGGACAAG GATGGTCGCATTAGTTATGAGGAATTTGCTGCGATGATGAAGGCTGGTACGGATTGGAGAAAAGCATCGAGACAGTATTCTCGTGAACGTTTTAACAGTCTCAGCTTAAAATTGATGAGAGATGGCTCATTACAAGTTGAAAACAAGGCCTAG